A stretch of the Pantoea nemavictus genome encodes the following:
- a CDS encoding SDR family oxidoreductase produces MNNGIEGKVILITGGNSGIGAEVARLLAMRGAKIAVAARRQSKTDQVVQEITDGGHVARGYQLDVIDKHQFEAVVAEVVSDFGQLDVLINNAGLMPIRPMSEVNTDEWDAMIDVNLKGTLYGIAAALPRFQAQESGHIINLSSVAGIKVFAPGGTVYSGTKFAVRAISDGLRQEIGGNIRVTCIEPGAVESDLKYATTGTAAENVLAFYKQAIPASSVARAIAFAIEQPADVDINEIVLRPTRQEF; encoded by the coding sequence ATGAATAACGGTATCGAAGGCAAAGTCATTCTTATCACCGGTGGTAATTCGGGTATTGGTGCTGAAGTTGCTCGACTGCTGGCGATGCGGGGCGCAAAAATCGCCGTTGCGGCACGTAGACAGTCAAAAACGGATCAGGTTGTACAGGAGATTACCGACGGCGGTCATGTCGCCCGCGGTTATCAGCTGGATGTTATCGATAAGCACCAGTTTGAAGCCGTCGTCGCAGAGGTGGTCAGCGATTTTGGCCAGCTGGACGTGCTGATTAATAACGCGGGTCTGATGCCGATCCGCCCTATGTCTGAAGTGAATACTGACGAATGGGATGCCATGATCGACGTCAACCTGAAAGGGACACTTTATGGTATCGCCGCTGCGCTGCCGCGCTTTCAGGCTCAGGAGAGTGGACATATCATTAACCTGAGTTCAGTGGCGGGCATCAAAGTCTTTGCGCCTGGAGGCACGGTGTACTCCGGAACGAAATTTGCGGTCAGAGCCATATCGGATGGTCTGCGTCAGGAGATAGGCGGCAACATCCGCGTCACCTGTATTGAACCCGGTGCGGTGGAGAGTGATTTAAAATACGCCACAACCGGCACGGCCGCCGAAAATGTTCTGGCGTTCTACAAACAGGCTATCCCTGCCTCATCGGTAGCGCGGGCCATTGCGTTTGCGATTGAACAGCCTGCGGATGTAGACATTAATGAAATCGTGCTTCGCCCGACTCGTCAGGAGTTCTAA